One Oryza sativa Japonica Group chromosome 8, ASM3414082v1 DNA window includes the following coding sequences:
- the LOC4344817 gene encoding uncharacterized LOC4344817, with product MGGGVMRTAAAKVGIAGGAAAAAAAAGGGRFRHVAPAFATAASAEAAAPTLVSAAGGGGGGEVPAVAASGAQWASSWEVDDWEFADWRDVAAAEPEVTAAGKPRLVFAPPSREEAEEATTELRDAIDRVYFSEAPIEVVKEQDKDLSKLGADAIIPAMPGHVMQAFTLLKSSPEAQGVVASLASDKNVWDAVLKNEKVMEFYKTHQQSLVYTFPEGTASVVSPEKLADASSENSSSGEKPESSPFADFMDNARKTVIDIVNNITNFFQDMFRKPNEAEILGGSFMALAIAVILLIMFKKA from the exons atgggAGGAGGCGTCATGCGCACCGCGGCCGCGAAGGTCGGAATCGCCgggggcgcggccgccgcggcggcggcggcgggcgggggcaggttccgccacgtggcgccggcGTTCGCCACGGCCGCCTCCGCGgaggccgccgcgccgacgctggtgtccgcggcgggcggcggcggcggtggcgaggtccccgcggtggcggcgtcgggggCGCAGTGGGCGTCGTCGTGGGAGGTGGACGACTGGGAGTTCGCGGACTGGAgggacgtggcggcggcggagcccgaGGTGACGGCGGCCGGGAAGCCGAGGCTGGtgttcgcgccgccgtcgcgggaggaggccgaggaggccaCCACCGAGCTCAGGGACGCCATAGACAG GGTTTATTTTTCTGAGGCTCCCATAGAAGTTGTGAAAGAACAGGATAAAGATCTTAGCAAGCTGGGAGCCGATGCAATAATTCCTGCTATGCCAGGACATGTGATGCAAGCTTTTACCTTGTTGAAATCAAGCCCAGAGGCACAG GGTGTTGTTGCATCTCTTGCCTCTGATAAAAATGTCTGGGACGCAGTGTTGAAAAATGAGAAGGTCATGGAATTTTACAAGACGCACCAGCAAA GTCTGGTTTATACTTTCCCTGAGGGCACTGCCTCGGTAGTTTCACCTGAGAAGCTTGCAGACGCCTCCTCAGAGAATTCATCCTCCGGGGAGAAGCCTGAGAGCTCCCCTTTTGCAGACTTCATGGATAATGCAAGGAAGACGGTGATCGACATTGTGAACAATATAACCAACTTTTTCCAAGATATGTTCCGCAAACCCAATGAAGCCGAGATTCTTGGTGGATCATTCATGGCTCTGGCCATAGCAGTCATCCTGTTAATTATGTTTAAGAAGGCGTGA